The Chryseobacterium sp. 52 genome includes a region encoding these proteins:
- a CDS encoding non-ribosomal peptide synthetase, translated as MNKMLTKESTILSLLDEIIVMNANKTALIYENEQITYTRLGIRANQFANYLKQRGIFMDVPLCFCLDQSIEKVIVMLSIWKAGGAYVSLDPLHPETRLQQILEDTNSPVLITTKAFAEKFSFFRGDIILIDEQKEEIGKASKENPDCKMENGLAYLAYTSGSTGIPKAVMAEHTGLKNFIKYFSEFLNLEKEDITLQISSSNFDALIIDLWIPLSAGVTVCLYPDNRMIGDSLLDYICHNKITVLPYLPVSVLATLPTDKSIGSLRKIGTGGEAPIMNVIGHWKKKVELLNLYGPTETTVAVSGFKFDEDHPISTIGKPFQNVDFHVLNDEMKAVPVNETGELYIGGIQVTRGYYNQPKLTAERFIFIQTPEGKTTRVYKTGDLVRRLQDDTLEFIGRADQQVKIRGFRVEPSEIEENIRQSHLVENCIIITKQEQNENQLICFYKDRNSYPEDIRSYLFERLPSHMIPSKFMEVQDFPLTANGKIDKSILKNLEITEEKRRSFTPPQTELQQKLATAWKAILGVQSVGIDDNFFQFGGSSILAYKLVSLIRKDLHISLQITDVFLYPTIHNIENYIIHKRTFKEVHEEFPINENQVIQLSSQQQSLWFIDQLYGSVAYNVGALYSIDKHTSLPALEKAIQQLLKRHTVLRTIIEEKDNQSFQSVISENNWILETLHRTDKINELIKIPIDLQRDYMLRAYAVYENDEPVSLLLIIHHMVTDGWSMPLIIHEINELYHQILKNENSEMANSPVEYKDYILWQSKQNRDNGISFWKNYLEDVPMLHIAHDFKKEQQHWDSGKQYQFEIDENLTQALKKMTEDQSATLYMTLLSSFGLLMQYYSGQNDICIGSPSANRPHHFDKTIGYFANMLPIRMKIEGNPLFSEFLKQIKNRIPQVFQHQETPLETIISHVIKDRFAGHNPLFQNVFVFQNSNEESEISKPIDNEKVEWIFNEKAKFDLQFEVLPNDKTLKINIDYSDLLFKEKSIAEMAEAYQYILTSIASHPDQKIGDIDIHSVLEKGKTNESEKAEFPKTFIELFEEQVKRTPEKTALLLSGMGISYQDLDKKSSYIANQLISSGIKNGDFVACYQEQSINRIITLLGIVKSGAAYVPLDTSYPLDRIKILIEDTQPKFLITSTQFSSFKNEIAEPVLFVEEMLNSPHKNNRASYADTHSPTDLVYIIHTSGTTGTPKGVLIEHRSLANFITEYGNLLDINEKDRTLQFSPYNFDGSVIDLWIPLTKGATVLLYPNNKLLGEHLYEFISLHHISVIPFISPSVLSTIPQRPDLSLKVIGTGGETCPAQVNQYWRQVTQLINVYGPTETTVAVNKYIFDDIHPDNTLGNAIKNMKFYVLDQYHRKVPNGVVGELYISGIQLSRGYLNNPGLTAKKFINNPFIHEQNSIYSRMYKTGDQVKVLSDGMIEYVGRTDHQVKVRGYRIELAEIENILCQIKGIKNATVHVHKASETTQSLRAFVSGESPISHIKSELNKKLPSYMVPQEIFMVESMPVKSNGKIDMDSLNSIAEKHITDVLEIEEEEPANEYERIIKEVWTEVLQRKILNMEDDFFQLGGHSLLLTKLYNKLFAHFPNTISLSELYTNSTIRKLALLIQERENSPEIQNYGLGQDPLSDEIKKDATIASDEFKFNVSKKGNFTDPKAILLTGVTGFVGVNMLIELLQSNSADIYLLIRADHEIRAKERVLETMKNQWISTDLYDEKRIKLLAGDLAKPLLGLTHEKYEELTELIDVVHHAGSSVNFIQPYSFMKAANVDALHTLIQFVTTYKLKQLSLLSTVGVISWEHYFTKPALIMEDTDMKSAFKYLSRDMGYVQSKWVMEQVAQEAIKQGVPIIIFRLGYVFCHSLSGATAKYQWWGSLIKTCIQLKAYPILVDQKEELIMVDFVGKAIAHISKNPDSIGKVFHLSPEPEDNITVMEFFELLRDELDFDLKPIPYTEWRALWENDENSPLYPLLNLFKFVAYDNKSIIEIHQNTPNYDITNTKKFLEGSSIENKTVKRDNVEAFCKYLGVL; from the coding sequence ATGAACAAAATGTTAACTAAAGAGTCAACAATCTTATCGCTATTAGATGAGATTATCGTGATGAATGCTAACAAAACAGCACTTATCTATGAGAATGAGCAAATTACTTATACCCGGCTGGGCATTAGAGCAAATCAATTCGCCAACTACCTAAAACAAAGGGGAATATTTATGGATGTTCCCCTTTGTTTTTGCCTGGACCAGTCTATTGAAAAAGTCATTGTTATGCTCTCTATCTGGAAAGCCGGAGGAGCTTATGTATCGCTGGACCCCTTACATCCTGAAACAAGACTTCAACAGATTCTGGAAGACACCAACAGCCCTGTTCTTATCACAACAAAAGCTTTTGCGGAAAAGTTCTCTTTCTTTAGAGGCGATATTATTCTTATTGATGAGCAAAAGGAAGAAATAGGAAAGGCCTCAAAAGAAAACCCTGATTGTAAGATGGAAAACGGACTTGCCTATTTAGCCTATACTTCCGGAAGTACAGGAATTCCCAAAGCTGTGATGGCAGAACATACGGGATTGAAAAACTTTATAAAATATTTTAGTGAATTTTTAAATTTAGAGAAAGAAGATATTACTCTTCAGATTTCGTCTTCAAATTTTGACGCACTCATTATTGATCTCTGGATTCCGCTTTCCGCAGGAGTTACAGTTTGTCTATATCCTGACAACAGAATGATAGGTGATTCACTTCTTGATTATATATGTCACAATAAGATCACCGTTCTCCCTTATTTACCTGTTTCAGTTCTAGCCACTTTACCGACTGATAAATCTATCGGAAGCCTCCGTAAAATCGGTACAGGTGGAGAAGCTCCTATTATGAACGTTATTGGGCACTGGAAGAAAAAAGTAGAATTACTTAATCTTTACGGTCCTACAGAAACAACTGTTGCTGTGAGTGGATTTAAATTTGATGAAGATCATCCGATAAGTACAATTGGAAAACCTTTTCAAAATGTAGATTTCCATGTTTTAAACGATGAGATGAAAGCCGTACCAGTGAATGAGACAGGTGAGCTTTATATCGGAGGAATTCAGGTAACGAGAGGATATTATAACCAACCGAAACTAACGGCCGAGAGGTTTATTTTCATCCAAACGCCGGAAGGAAAAACCACACGGGTATACAAAACCGGTGATCTTGTACGCCGGCTGCAAGATGATACTCTTGAATTTATAGGAAGAGCAGATCAGCAGGTTAAAATTAGAGGTTTTCGTGTAGAACCATCGGAAATAGAAGAAAACATCAGGCAATCCCATCTTGTAGAAAACTGTATTATTATTACGAAACAAGAGCAAAACGAGAATCAACTGATTTGTTTTTATAAAGATAGAAACTCATATCCGGAAGATATAAGGTCTTATTTATTTGAGAGACTCCCAAGCCATATGATTCCGTCAAAATTCATGGAAGTCCAGGATTTTCCATTAACAGCAAATGGAAAAATTGATAAATCTATATTAAAGAATCTTGAAATCACCGAAGAAAAAAGAAGATCTTTTACTCCGCCTCAAACAGAATTGCAGCAAAAACTGGCAACAGCCTGGAAAGCAATTTTAGGCGTGCAATCAGTTGGAATTGATGATAATTTTTTTCAGTTCGGGGGAAGCTCAATATTAGCTTATAAACTGGTCAGTCTTATTCGAAAAGACCTGCATATTTCTTTACAAATAACTGATGTTTTTTTATATCCAACAATTCACAATATAGAGAATTATATTATTCATAAAAGAACTTTTAAAGAAGTGCATGAAGAGTTTCCAATCAATGAAAATCAAGTGATTCAACTCTCTTCACAACAGCAAAGTTTGTGGTTTATTGATCAATTATATGGAAGCGTTGCCTATAACGTAGGTGCATTATACTCTATTGATAAACACACTTCACTACCTGCATTAGAAAAGGCTATTCAGCAACTCCTGAAAAGACATACTGTTTTGAGGACCATTATAGAGGAAAAAGACAACCAGTCTTTTCAATCAGTGATCAGTGAAAATAACTGGATACTGGAAACGCTTCATCGTACGGATAAGATTAATGAATTGATAAAAATCCCTATTGATTTACAGAGAGATTATATGCTTCGTGCATATGCTGTCTATGAAAATGATGAACCCGTTTCTTTGTTATTAATTATTCATCACATGGTTACAGACGGTTGGTCCATGCCATTAATCATTCATGAAATCAATGAACTGTATCATCAAATATTGAAGAATGAAAACTCTGAAATGGCCAATTCTCCTGTAGAATACAAAGATTATATTCTGTGGCAGTCAAAGCAAAACAGAGATAACGGAATTTCTTTCTGGAAAAACTATCTTGAAGATGTTCCGATGCTGCACATTGCCCACGACTTCAAAAAGGAACAACAACATTGGGACTCCGGAAAACAATATCAGTTTGAAATTGATGAAAATTTAACACAGGCTTTAAAAAAAATGACGGAAGATCAATCTGCTACCCTGTACATGACTTTACTATCTTCCTTTGGGTTATTAATGCAGTATTACAGCGGTCAAAACGATATTTGCATCGGAAGCCCGTCTGCCAACCGACCTCATCATTTCGATAAAACAATAGGATACTTCGCCAATATGCTTCCCATTCGGATGAAAATTGAAGGAAACCCTCTGTTTTCCGAATTTTTAAAACAAATTAAAAATAGAATCCCACAGGTTTTCCAACATCAGGAAACACCTTTGGAAACCATCATCAGTCATGTAATCAAAGATCGGTTTGCAGGCCACAATCCTCTTTTTCAAAATGTTTTTGTTTTTCAAAATTCAAATGAAGAATCTGAAATTTCGAAGCCAATTGACAATGAAAAAGTGGAATGGATTTTTAATGAAAAAGCAAAATTTGATCTGCAATTTGAAGTTTTACCCAACGATAAAACACTGAAAATCAATATTGATTATTCAGATCTCTTATTTAAAGAAAAATCAATTGCTGAGATGGCAGAAGCATATCAATATATTTTAACATCAATAGCATCTCATCCTGATCAAAAAATTGGCGATATCGATATTCATTCCGTTTTAGAAAAAGGAAAAACCAATGAATCGGAAAAAGCTGAATTCCCAAAGACCTTCATTGAACTTTTTGAAGAACAGGTAAAAAGAACCCCGGAAAAAACAGCACTGTTATTATCCGGCATGGGTATTTCTTATCAGGATTTAGACAAAAAATCAAGCTATATTGCCAATCAGCTTATTTCCTCAGGTATTAAAAATGGTGATTTTGTGGCTTGCTATCAGGAACAGTCTATTAATCGGATTATTACTTTATTGGGAATAGTAAAATCCGGTGCGGCCTATGTTCCTCTAGATACCAGTTATCCTCTTGACAGAATTAAAATATTAATAGAAGATACCCAACCAAAATTTCTTATTACAAGTACACAATTCAGCTCATTTAAAAATGAAATTGCTGAACCTGTTTTATTTGTTGAAGAAATGCTGAATAGCCCTCATAAAAACAATCGGGCAAGTTATGCAGACACCCACTCTCCTACCGATCTCGTCTATATTATTCATACTTCCGGAACAACAGGAACTCCAAAAGGAGTACTTATTGAACATCGATCTTTAGCTAATTTCATAACGGAATACGGAAATTTACTTGACATTAATGAAAAAGATCGAACGTTGCAGTTTTCGCCTTATAATTTTGATGGTTCAGTTATTGACCTGTGGATTCCATTGACAAAAGGAGCTACCGTTCTTCTTTACCCTAATAATAAATTGCTGGGAGAACATTTGTATGAATTTATTTCACTTCATCACATCTCTGTTATTCCTTTCATTTCACCTTCTGTGCTTTCTACTATTCCGCAACGGCCTGATCTTTCTTTAAAGGTTATTGGTACTGGTGGAGAAACGTGTCCGGCACAAGTCAACCAATATTGGAGACAGGTTACACAATTAATCAATGTCTATGGCCCAACTGAGACTACCGTCGCTGTCAATAAATATATTTTTGATGATATTCACCCTGATAACACCCTTGGAAATGCTATTAAAAACATGAAATTTTATGTACTGGATCAATACCATCGTAAAGTTCCGAATGGTGTAGTGGGTGAGCTTTATATCTCAGGCATACAGCTTTCCAGAGGGTATCTAAATAATCCAGGACTTACCGCAAAAAAGTTTATTAACAATCCATTCATTCATGAGCAAAACAGCATCTACAGCCGAATGTATAAAACCGGTGATCAGGTGAAAGTTTTGTCGGACGGAATGATAGAATACGTGGGACGAACCGATCATCAGGTAAAAGTAAGAGGCTACCGCATAGAATTAGCCGAAATTGAAAATATTCTGTGTCAGATCAAAGGAATAAAAAATGCAACGGTTCATGTTCATAAGGCATCGGAAACAACCCAATCCTTAAGAGCTTTTGTCTCCGGAGAATCACCGATTTCCCATATCAAAAGCGAATTGAACAAAAAACTCCCTTCTTACATGGTTCCCCAGGAGATTTTTATGGTGGAAAGTATGCCTGTAAAATCAAACGGTAAAATAGATATGGATTCCCTCAATTCTATAGCGGAAAAACATATTACAGACGTATTGGAAATAGAAGAAGAAGAGCCGGCCAACGAATATGAAAGGATCATCAAAGAAGTTTGGACTGAAGTTCTGCAGCGTAAAATATTAAACATGGAAGATGATTTCTTTCAGTTGGGAGGACATTCTTTATTACTGACTAAACTTTACAATAAATTATTTGCCCATTTTCCAAATACCATTTCTTTGAGCGAATTGTATACCAACAGTACTATCAGAAAGCTTGCATTATTGATTCAGGAAAGAGAAAACAGCCCCGAAATACAGAATTATGGTTTAGGTCAGGATCCTTTGAGTGATGAGATTAAAAAAGACGCAACTATAGCTTCTGATGAATTCAAATTCAATGTCTCAAAGAAAGGAAATTTCACAGATCCAAAAGCAATTTTATTAACCGGTGTCACTGGTTTTGTAGGAGTAAATATGCTGATTGAGTTACTACAGTCAAACTCTGCAGACATTTACTTATTAATAAGAGCAGACCATGAAATTCGTGCAAAAGAAAGAGTATTGGAAACCATGAAAAACCAATGGATATCTACAGATCTTTATGATGAAAAGAGAATTAAATTATTAGCAGGAGACCTTGCAAAACCACTTTTAGGACTTACTCATGAAAAATATGAGGAACTGACAGAACTCATTGATGTTGTGCATCATGCGGGAAGCTCTGTAAATTTCATTCAGCCCTACTCTTTTATGAAAGCGGCTAATGTAGATGCATTGCATACTTTGATTCAATTTGTAACCACTTACAAACTAAAACAATTATCACTACTATCAACCGTTGGGGTCATCAGTTGGGAACATTATTTTACCAAACCGGCGTTAATCATGGAAGATACAGATATGAAATCTGCTTTCAAATATTTAAGTCGTGACATGGGCTATGTCCAGAGTAAATGGGTTATGGAACAGGTGGCACAGGAAGCTATAAAACAAGGTGTTCCAATCATCATTTTCAGGTTGGGTTATGTTTTCTGTCACAGTTTATCCGGAGCAACAGCCAAATATCAGTGGTGGGGATCATTAATTAAAACATGTATTCAGCTGAAGGCTTATCCAATATTGGTTGATCAAAAAGAAGAATTAATTATGGTTGATTTTGTGGGTAAAGCTATTGCTCATATTTCAAAAAATCCTGATTCTATAGGAAAAGTATTCCATCTAAGTCCTGAACCGGAAGATAATATCACCGTAATGGAGTTTTTTGAGTTGCTTCGTGATGAGCTCGATTTTGATCTAAAACCAATTCCGTATACCGAATGGAGAGCACTTTGGGAAAATGATGAAAACAGTCCGCTTTATCCACTTTTGAATCTGTTTAAATTTGTGGCGTACGATAACAAATCTATTATTGAAATCCATCAGAACACCCCCAATTATGACATTACCAATACTAAAAAATTCCTTGAAGGAAGCAGTATTGAAAATAAAACGGTGAAGCGTGACAATGTAGAGGCATTTTGCAAATATTTAGGTGTTCTTTAA
- a CDS encoding EthD family reductase, which yields MFKVTIFYPVKEGDWFDMEYYIQKHVPLSRSIFGGVLKGWAVEEADDQEGDGQNFPYRVIGHLFFEKVEDFYTRFLPNKETLEKDALHYTNVKAVIQISRVIVWNHYE from the coding sequence ATGTTTAAAGTTACCATTTTTTACCCGGTTAAAGAGGGTGATTGGTTTGATATGGAATACTATATCCAAAAGCATGTTCCCTTATCAAGATCCATATTTGGAGGTGTTTTAAAAGGGTGGGCGGTAGAGGAAGCGGATGATCAGGAAGGTGATGGACAAAATTTTCCTTATCGGGTAATTGGGCATCTTTTTTTTGAAAAAGTTGAGGATTTTTATACCAGATTTCTACCCAACAAAGAAACTCTTGAAAAAGATGCGCTACATTACACCAATGTGAAGGCTGTTATCCAGATCAGCAGAGTTATAGTCTGGAATCATTATGAATAA
- the hisS gene encoding histidine--tRNA ligase has protein sequence MKPSLAKGTRDFTAQEVSRRKYIINILQNNFELFGFQPLETPSFENLSTLTGKYGEEGDRLIFKILNSGEYASKVNQEDWDNKNHQKLISQISDKALRYDLTVPFARFVAMNHGKLTFPYKRYQIQPVWRADRPQKGRFREFYQCDADVVGSESLLQEVDLVQLYLKSFSDLKIPVTIHMNNRKILSGLAEYAGITDKLIDFTVALDKLDKIGKEGVVKELLEREIFQESIDKLDFLFSQSDDALENLLQLKEKFADSEIGLKGVEELEFVLTQSLNLGVDRQNLVFNITLARGLDYYTGAIFEVKADEVAMGSIGGGGRYDNLTEVFGVKNIPGIGISFGLDRVYLVMEELNLFPEEASTQVEYLFANFGGEGTVDALKLIMQLREKGTSAELYPENAKLNKQFTYAEKKGIKNLVFLGEEEIKNKTVTFKDLAAGEQKTVSLEEFLSL, from the coding sequence ATGAAGCCAAGTTTAGCAAAAGGAACGAGAGATTTTACAGCACAGGAAGTTTCCAGAAGAAAATATATCATCAATATTTTACAGAATAATTTCGAATTATTCGGATTTCAGCCATTGGAAACTCCAAGCTTTGAGAATCTTTCTACATTGACAGGAAAGTACGGAGAAGAAGGAGACCGATTGATCTTTAAGATTTTAAATTCGGGAGAGTACGCCTCGAAAGTGAATCAGGAAGACTGGGACAATAAAAATCATCAGAAACTTATTTCTCAAATTTCAGATAAAGCCCTTCGTTATGACCTTACCGTACCTTTTGCAAGATTTGTAGCCATGAATCATGGGAAATTGACGTTTCCTTACAAACGTTACCAGATCCAGCCGGTTTGGAGAGCAGACCGTCCACAAAAAGGTAGATTCAGAGAATTTTATCAGTGTGATGCGGATGTTGTAGGAAGCGAAAGCCTTCTACAGGAAGTTGATTTAGTTCAATTGTATCTGAAATCGTTCTCGGATCTGAAAATTCCTGTTACCATTCATATGAACAACAGAAAGATTCTTTCCGGTCTGGCTGAATATGCAGGTATTACGGATAAACTGATTGATTTTACAGTGGCTTTGGATAAACTGGATAAAATTGGGAAAGAAGGTGTTGTAAAAGAATTATTAGAAAGAGAAATTTTTCAGGAATCTATAGATAAACTTGACTTCTTATTTAGTCAGTCAGATGATGCGCTGGAAAACCTTCTTCAGTTAAAAGAGAAATTTGCAGATAGTGAAATTGGTTTGAAAGGAGTGGAAGAACTAGAATTTGTTCTTACACAGTCTCTTAATCTTGGAGTTGATAGGCAGAATCTGGTTTTCAATATTACATTGGCCAGAGGTTTAGATTATTATACCGGAGCTATTTTTGAGGTGAAAGCAGATGAGGTGGCGATGGGGTCTATTGGCGGAGGCGGAAGATATGATAACCTTACAGAAGTTTTTGGAGTTAAAAATATTCCGGGAATCGGGATTTCGTTTGGCCTGGACAGAGTATATCTGGTGATGGAAGAACTAAATCTTTTCCCTGAAGAAGCTTCAACTCAAGTAGAATATCTTTTTGCGAATTTTGGAGGAGAAGGAACGGTGGATGCCTTAAAACTGATTATGCAGTTAAGAGAAAAAGGAACCTCTGCTGAACTTTATCCGGAAAATGCAAAGCTGAACAAGCAATTCACCTATGCTGAAAAGAAAGGTATTAAAAACCTTGTTTTCTTAGGAGAAGAAGAAATTAAAAACAAGACGGTTACTTTTAAAGATCTTGCTGCCGGAGAACAGAAGACTGTTTCTTTGGAAGAGTTTTTAAGCCTGTAA
- a CDS encoding HRDC domain-containing protein produces MMKVKVFKIRLREEFLYKDQRMLDDFLEVSEIIKVETAFVNDECYWSVILYFEELKTIKSTVKEPKTVKYSADHDILNSDEEKILDALKYWRSEKAKEQNLPIYFIASNKELMSVAKYKPVKKEELLEIKGFGKHKIENYGEEILEILESV; encoded by the coding sequence ATGATGAAAGTAAAAGTTTTTAAAATCAGACTTCGTGAAGAATTTCTCTACAAAGATCAGAGAATGCTTGATGATTTCCTGGAAGTGAGCGAAATTATAAAAGTGGAAACGGCTTTTGTAAATGATGAATGCTATTGGTCCGTAATCCTGTATTTTGAAGAACTCAAAACGATTAAAAGTACGGTGAAAGAACCAAAGACAGTAAAATACTCTGCAGATCATGATATTTTAAACTCCGATGAAGAGAAAATTTTAGATGCCCTGAAATACTGGAGGTCTGAGAAGGCTAAAGAACAAAACCTCCCCATCTATTTTATCGCGAGCAATAAAGAATTGATGTCTGTGGCTAAGTATAAGCCTGTTAAAAAAGAAGAGCTGCTTGAGATCAAAGGTTTCGGAAAACATAAAATTGAAAACTATGGTGAAGAGATCTTAGAGATTCTGGAAAGTGTCTGA
- a CDS encoding single-stranded DNA-binding protein has product MSLRNKVTLIGYTGKEVEMVNFESGSIKASVSLATSDHYTNAKGEKVEETQWHNLIAFGKAAEILQKYVPKGKEIAIEGKLTYRSYDDKDGVKRYITEIRVDEILLLGGK; this is encoded by the coding sequence ATGTCACTAAGAAACAAAGTAACACTTATTGGTTACACAGGAAAAGAAGTTGAAATGGTAAACTTCGAAAGCGGAAGCATAAAAGCAAGTGTATCTTTAGCAACCAGCGATCACTACACCAATGCGAAAGGTGAAAAAGTTGAAGAAACACAATGGCACAATCTAATTGCTTTTGGAAAAGCAGCTGAGATCCTTCAGAAATATGTTCCCAAAGGAAAAGAAATTGCCATTGAAGGAAAACTTACATACCGGTCGTATGATGATAAAGATGGCGTTAAGAGATACATTACAGAGATCAGAGTAGATGAAATTCTTCTTTTGGGAGGTAAATAA
- a CDS encoding methyltransferase — translation MQKLPKKPELTFKMYELISGYWIACCIRTVAQLDIADKLLSGTKTLSELAKDSESDETSLYRLLRAVTSVGIFNEREDGAFELNDFGATLLTDVSGSVKPWALANLGEHYPAFGELFYGVKTGKVPFDHAHGVPVWDYYKQNPEAGLNLAKSMAGMSGAVLKTIINAYDFSPYKTLIDIGGGNGALMFAVLDAASQSTGIIFDEPYVVEQTVNLIPEDLKERCAVVGGSFFEEIPAGADLYTAKWVIHDWNDEESVKILNNIRQAMPNGGKLLIIDSVIPDNSQNKPHAGKLLDINIMALTTGKERTLSEFKVLVEKAGLTFKRLIQTDTEISSIVECEKV, via the coding sequence ATGCAAAAACTACCAAAAAAACCAGAACTCACTTTTAAAATGTATGAATTGATCAGCGGCTATTGGATAGCCTGCTGTATCCGTACAGTTGCACAGTTAGACATTGCCGACAAGCTTCTTAGCGGTACCAAAACCTTATCAGAATTGGCGAAAGATTCAGAATCAGATGAGACGTCATTGTATCGCCTCTTACGGGCAGTAACAAGTGTCGGTATTTTTAATGAACGTGAAGATGGAGCTTTTGAACTGAATGATTTTGGAGCCACTTTACTAACAGATGTTTCGGGATCAGTAAAGCCGTGGGCTCTTGCAAATTTAGGAGAGCATTACCCGGCTTTTGGTGAACTTTTTTATGGCGTTAAGACCGGAAAAGTTCCATTTGACCATGCTCATGGAGTTCCTGTATGGGATTATTATAAACAGAATCCCGAAGCAGGTTTGAATCTTGCCAAATCGATGGCAGGAATGTCAGGAGCAGTATTGAAAACAATCATCAATGCCTATGACTTTTCTCCTTATAAGACTTTAATAGACATCGGTGGCGGAAACGGGGCATTGATGTTTGCTGTGCTTGATGCAGCTTCACAAAGTACAGGAATAATTTTTGACGAGCCATACGTTGTGGAACAAACTGTAAATCTGATCCCCGAAGACCTGAAAGAAAGATGCGCTGTTGTCGGGGGTAGTTTTTTTGAAGAAATTCCTGCAGGAGCAGATCTGTATACTGCAAAATGGGTAATTCATGATTGGAATGATGAAGAGTCTGTTAAGATTTTAAATAACATCCGGCAAGCAATGCCAAACGGAGGAAAACTTTTAATTATTGATTCTGTAATTCCCGATAACTCTCAAAATAAGCCCCATGCAGGAAAATTGCTGGACATCAATATAATGGCTTTAACAACAGGAAAGGAAAGAACTTTAAGTGAGTTTAAAGTGCTTGTAGAAAAAGCCGGATTAACTTTTAAAAGACTTATCCAAACAGATACAGAAATTTCCAGCATTGTTGAATGCGAGAAAGTGTAA
- a CDS encoding GntR family transcriptional regulator, whose translation MNIPTSDFTIDHKSKLPLHVQVEELFRKLIKIEPFSKGTLLPKEVDLANLWGVSRNTIRQATNKLEHEGLIVRKKGIGTRAAEKKSLVTGLDHWYSFTREMQEKGIEVINLVLKTEIESPNEALCNFFNSSPDKKLFKLSKLKGENSDEPIVYFESYFHPRIGISKEDDFNIPLYTMLQEQYGVVVHQSRENISACNAGTVIGKKLKVPASFPILKRERFVYDVNGKPVEYNIGYYRSDKFTYSIDITKSSEI comes from the coding sequence ATGAACATACCTACAAGCGATTTTACCATTGACCACAAAAGTAAACTGCCACTTCATGTACAGGTAGAGGAGCTTTTTCGTAAACTTATCAAAATAGAACCTTTCAGTAAAGGGACTTTGCTTCCTAAAGAAGTTGACTTGGCCAATCTTTGGGGTGTTTCACGAAATACAATTCGTCAGGCAACCAATAAACTGGAACACGAAGGACTTATTGTGAGGAAAAAAGGAATCGGTACCCGTGCAGCAGAGAAAAAAAGCCTTGTAACAGGACTGGACCACTGGTACAGCTTTACGAGAGAAATGCAGGAAAAAGGAATTGAGGTTATTAATCTGGTCCTCAAAACGGAAATTGAGAGTCCGAATGAAGCTTTATGTAATTTTTTCAATTCCAGTCCGGACAAAAAATTATTTAAACTTTCAAAATTAAAAGGAGAAAATTCTGATGAACCTATTGTTTACTTTGAAAGCTATTTTCATCCACGGATAGGGATCAGTAAGGAAGATGATTTTAATATTCCTTTATACACGATGTTGCAGGAACAGTATGGTGTGGTGGTACATCAGTCCCGTGAAAACATCAGTGCCTGTAATGCAGGGACAGTTATAGGGAAGAAGTTAAAAGTACCTGCCTCTTTCCCGATATTGAAACGGGAACGCTTTGTTTATGATGTTAATGGAAAACCGGTAGAGTATAATATTGGGTATTACAGATCAGACAAATTTACGTATAGCATAGACATCACAAAATCTTCTGAAATTTGA